A single Verrucomicrobiia bacterium DNA region contains:
- the rsfS gene encoding ribosome silencing factor: MDAKKLALLCRTCADNKKAENLLVLDVRKLSNVTDYFVIATGTSAPHLRAIVDEIVDYLRTHHELRPHSRDGSATANWVVLDYFDVIVHVMRADVREHYDLEGLWGDAPVVKPPAARKRASQTKAGSKKAPKVARKKAAKQ, encoded by the coding sequence ATGGATGCCAAGAAATTAGCGTTGCTCTGCCGCACCTGCGCCGACAACAAAAAAGCTGAAAACCTGTTGGTGCTCGATGTGCGCAAGCTCTCCAACGTGACGGATTATTTCGTGATCGCAACCGGCACGAGTGCGCCGCACCTGCGCGCGATTGTGGATGAAATTGTGGATTATCTGCGCACCCATCACGAGTTGCGGCCGCACTCCCGTGATGGCAGTGCCACCGCCAATTGGGTCGTGCTGGACTATTTCGACGTAATCGTCCACGTCATGCGCGCGGATGTGCGCGAGCATTATGACCTGGAAGGATTGTGGGGCGACGCCCCCGTGGTGAAACCGCCCGCCGCCCGGAAGCGCGCTTCGCAAACGAAAGCCGGTTCAAAGAAAGCTCCGAAAGTCGCGCGCAAGAAAGCGGCGAAACAATAA
- the nadD gene encoding nicotinate (nicotinamide) nucleotide adenylyltransferase: MQRIGIYGGSFDPVHLGHLLVAQAALEELQLDQLSLIPTALSPFKPDRVPAPPALRLQLLRLALAGKVHCQVDDQEIRRGGISYTVDTLRDYARRFPEAKRFCLIGADNVAKLPEWHEANELARLAEFVVVPRPGDVNVPFPAPFRGRRLTGFPLAVSSSQIRARVKSGQAIDRLVPAAVAEAIRNNRLYL, from the coding sequence ATGCAACGCATCGGCATTTACGGCGGTTCATTTGATCCAGTGCATCTGGGGCATCTGCTCGTGGCGCAGGCCGCGCTTGAAGAGCTTCAGTTGGATCAGTTGTCGCTGATCCCAACGGCGCTGTCTCCGTTCAAACCCGATCGGGTTCCGGCGCCGCCCGCACTCCGATTGCAACTGTTGCGTCTGGCCCTGGCGGGGAAAGTTCATTGTCAGGTGGACGACCAGGAAATCCGGCGCGGCGGCATTTCCTACACGGTTGACACTCTGCGCGATTACGCGCGCCGTTTTCCCGAAGCGAAACGGTTCTGCCTCATCGGCGCGGATAACGTGGCGAAACTCCCGGAGTGGCACGAAGCCAACGAACTGGCGCGGCTGGCGGAATTCGTGGTTGTCCCGCGACCTGGAGACGTGAATGTTCCCTTCCCGGCCCCGTTTCGCGGCCGACGGTTGACCGGTTTTCCGCTGGCGGTATCGTCATCACAAATTCGTGCGCGAGTCAAATCAGGCCAGGCCATTGATCGGCTCGTGCCCGCCGCGGTGGCGGAAGCCATCCGCAACAATCGGCTTTATCTTTGA
- a CDS encoding RNA-binding protein, whose translation MNEDTLRSGQIQIERKVFQFALKENPRGRFLRITEDVGGRRDTIIIPAPGLEEFRNLVDEMVKASAEIPPKQ comes from the coding sequence GTGAATGAGGACACATTGCGGTCGGGCCAAATTCAAATCGAACGCAAGGTTTTCCAGTTTGCGTTGAAGGAGAATCCGCGCGGCCGCTTTCTGCGCATCACGGAGGACGTGGGCGGACGGCGCGACACCATCATCATTCCCGCGCCGGGGTTGGAGGAGTTCCGCAACCTGGTGGACGAAATGGTCAAAGCCTCGGCGGAGATTCCGCCCAAGCAATAG